One genomic window of Xanthobacter dioxanivorans includes the following:
- a CDS encoding DUF1579 domain-containing protein, which yields MHGEPQAEHRWLRRLMGEWVVEAPSTEARATREPLYTGTETARCVGDVWVVCEGRMELLEHGTAINIMTLGYDPARQKVVGSWIGSMMTHMWTYEGTIDTAADTVTLDTRGPALDGTGITDYQDVIAFEGGDARTLTSRSRQPDGSWKELFVVRYRRVA from the coding sequence ATGCACGGCGAACCCCAGGCGGAGCATCGGTGGCTGCGGCGGCTCATGGGCGAATGGGTGGTGGAGGCTCCCTCCACGGAGGCCAGGGCGACAAGGGAGCCCTTGTACACCGGCACCGAGACGGCGCGCTGCGTGGGCGATGTCTGGGTCGTGTGCGAAGGCCGCATGGAGCTGCTGGAGCATGGCACCGCCATCAACATCATGACCCTGGGATACGATCCGGCGAGGCAGAAGGTGGTGGGGTCCTGGATCGGCTCCATGATGACCCACATGTGGACCTATGAGGGGACCATCGACACGGCCGCGGACACGGTTACGCTCGACACCCGTGGGCCAGCCCTCGACGGCACCGGCATCACGGACTATCAGGACGTGATCGCCTTCGAAGGCGGGGACGCGCGCACCCTCACCTCGCGTTCGCGCCAACCGGACGGGAGCTGGAAGGAGCTGTTCGTCGTGCGCTACCGCCGGGTCGCGTGA
- a CDS encoding type III secretion system chaperone family protein, which produces MSLIDIEADAPANPVDLVEQLAALHDWSFERSDEDEITLSLTSRWTDCHVSFQWMDELEALHLACAFDFKVPEGRRAEVLKLLALVNEQMWLGHFDMWSQEGVIMFRHALVLAGGATASDRQCEVIVDAALDAVERYYPAFQFVVWAGKTAKEAMETALFDTVGEA; this is translated from the coding sequence ATGTCTCTCATCGACATCGAAGCCGATGCGCCGGCGAACCCGGTCGATTTGGTGGAGCAGCTCGCTGCCCTCCACGATTGGTCGTTTGAGCGTTCAGACGAGGACGAGATCACCCTCTCGCTCACCAGCCGCTGGACGGACTGCCATGTCTCCTTCCAGTGGATGGACGAGCTGGAGGCGCTGCATCTGGCCTGTGCCTTCGACTTCAAGGTGCCCGAGGGGCGCCGGGCCGAGGTGCTGAAGCTCCTGGCCCTGGTCAACGAGCAGATGTGGCTCGGCCATTTCGACATGTGGTCGCAGGAAGGTGTGATCATGTTCCGCCATGCCCTGGTGCTGGCGGGCGGCGCAACCGCCTCCGACCGGCAGTGCGAGGTGATCGTGGACGCGGCGCTCGACGCGGTGGAGCGTTATTATCCCGCCTTCCAGTTCGTGGTCTGGGCCGGAAAGACCGCCAAGGAGGCCATGGAGACGGCCCTCTTCGACACGGTCGGCGAGGCCTGA
- a CDS encoding tRNA nucleotidyltransferase: MDRKPPFLPSDLVQMHPGLALLRLAALLAEGSEADEDTLDLMFEQMEVGALDSLSPGEMWPELERGLMAPSPATMVKALRECGVLEVVLPEVAGLFGVPQITDTADEIDLGMLLLAALSEAARRDAPLEVRFALLVMHAGKSDSPREHLPVHHRHIERGVPRIDAICERFGVPGVCHDLALMALNECERVHRVSPVRAGPVAAMLERSGAFRDPVLFEKLLLVATCDYFGYGDRLGETHPKVDLLGQARDACAGVEADGLDDADLSLARAQAIATAFRSERWADSEA; this comes from the coding sequence ATGGACCGCAAACCGCCTTTCCTCCCGTCCGATCTGGTGCAGATGCACCCGGGCCTCGCCCTCCTGCGCCTCGCGGCGCTCCTCGCCGAAGGCAGCGAGGCGGACGAGGACACCCTCGACCTCATGTTCGAGCAGATGGAGGTGGGCGCCCTCGACAGCCTGTCTCCCGGCGAGATGTGGCCCGAGCTGGAGCGCGGCCTGATGGCCCCGTCGCCGGCCACCATGGTCAAGGCGCTGCGCGAGTGCGGCGTGCTGGAGGTGGTGCTGCCCGAGGTGGCGGGCCTGTTCGGCGTGCCGCAGATCACTGACACGGCGGACGAGATCGACCTCGGCATGCTCCTCCTTGCCGCCCTCTCCGAGGCGGCGCGGCGCGATGCGCCCCTTGAGGTGCGCTTCGCGCTTCTGGTGATGCACGCCGGTAAATCCGATTCCCCGCGGGAGCACCTGCCGGTGCACCACCGCCACATCGAGCGTGGCGTGCCCCGCATCGACGCCATTTGCGAGCGCTTCGGCGTGCCGGGGGTTTGCCATGACCTCGCGCTCATGGCGCTGAACGAGTGCGAGCGGGTGCACCGTGTCTCCCCCGTGCGCGCCGGCCCGGTGGCGGCCATGCTGGAGCGCAGCGGGGCGTTCCGCGATCCCGTGTTGTTCGAGAAATTGCTGCTGGTCGCCACCTGCGACTATTTCGGCTATGGCGACCGCCTCGGCGAGACCCACCCCAAGGTGGACCTGCTGGGGCAGGCACGCGACGCCTGTGCCGGCGTGGAGGCGGACGGGCTGGACGACGCCGACCTCTCCCTCGCCCGCGCCCAGGCCATCGCCACGGCGTTTCGCTCGGAGCGGTGGGCCGACAGCGAGGCGTGA
- a CDS encoding ArsR/SmtB family transcription factor, producing MPSTLTLLSALAEPTRLAAVRLLWDGREHCVCELVRVLGVTQSRMSRHMAVLKQAGVVVDRRDAQWVRYRRNPELPAEQAAIINAVLNSLDASSNRRAA from the coding sequence ATGCCGTCCACCCTCACCCTTCTGTCGGCCCTGGCCGAACCCACCCGCCTCGCGGCGGTCCGCCTCCTGTGGGATGGGCGCGAGCATTGTGTCTGCGAACTCGTGCGCGTCCTCGGCGTCACCCAATCCCGCATGTCGCGCCATATGGCGGTGCTCAAGCAGGCTGGCGTCGTGGTGGATCGGCGGGACGCCCAATGGGTGCGCTACCGACGTAATCCTGAATTGCCGGCCGAGCAGGCGGCCATCATCAATGCTGTCCTCAACAGCCTGGACGCTTCATCGAACAGGAGAGCCGCATGA
- a CDS encoding accessory factor UbiK family protein, which yields MTQTTGRIFDEMARLVNDAAGVAQGVRREAETVMKAQMERFLRDMDLVKREEFEAVKDLAAAARAENERLAARLEALEATLRGAAPARPADPAAGDQPA from the coding sequence ATGACCCAGACCACCGGCCGAATCTTCGACGAGATGGCGCGTCTCGTGAACGACGCCGCGGGGGTCGCCCAGGGGGTGCGGCGCGAGGCCGAGACCGTGATGAAGGCGCAGATGGAGCGCTTCCTGCGCGACATGGACCTGGTGAAGCGCGAGGAGTTCGAGGCGGTGAAGGACCTGGCCGCCGCCGCCCGCGCCGAGAACGAGCGCCTCGCCGCCCGCCTGGAGGCGCTGGAGGCCACCCTGCGCGGCGCCGCCCCCGCGCGCCCCGCCGATCCCGCGGCCGGGGACCAGCCCGCCTGA
- a CDS encoding class I SAM-dependent methyltransferase, giving the protein MTTPLAEEIRTLIAAEGPMPVSRYMALALGHPRHGYYMTRDPLGAHGDFTTAPEISQMFGELLGLWAVASWQQMGAPDPFRLVELGPGRGTLMADALRAARLVPGFGAAARIHLVETSPVLTVTQARTLASQASAASWHQRIEDVPDGPALVLANEFFDALPIDQYVRTAGHWHERRVGMDAGGRLAFGLDPAPSRAAQLLAGHLPPAPDGAVLEHMESGPARALAARLLAQGGAALIVDYGHAGGFGDTLQALEKHRFADPLAAPGAADLTAHVDFSALARIAVAAGLKAFGPLEQGDFLARLGLAARAERLKRDAPEATRAAVDAAARRLAGTGDADMGRLFKVLVLAHPDLGAPPAFDLSEEFCP; this is encoded by the coding sequence GTGACCACGCCGCTCGCCGAGGAGATCCGCACCCTCATCGCCGCCGAGGGTCCCATGCCGGTGAGCCGCTACATGGCCCTCGCCCTCGGCCATCCCCGCCACGGCTATTACATGACGCGCGACCCGCTCGGCGCGCACGGCGACTTCACCACCGCCCCCGAGATCAGCCAGATGTTCGGCGAGCTCCTGGGCCTGTGGGCGGTGGCCAGCTGGCAGCAGATGGGCGCGCCTGACCCTTTCCGCCTGGTGGAGCTCGGCCCCGGCCGCGGCACGCTCATGGCGGATGCGCTGCGGGCGGCGCGCCTCGTGCCCGGCTTCGGCGCGGCGGCGCGCATCCATCTGGTGGAAACGAGCCCGGTGCTGACGGTGACACAGGCGCGAACCCTGGCGTCGCAAGCGTCCGCCGCCTCCTGGCACCAGCGGATCGAGGATGTGCCGGACGGTCCGGCCCTGGTCCTCGCCAATGAATTCTTCGATGCCCTGCCCATCGACCAATATGTGCGGACCGCCGGGCACTGGCACGAACGGCGGGTAGGGATGGATGCGGGCGGCCGCCTCGCGTTCGGCCTTGATCCGGCCCCGTCCCGCGCCGCCCAGTTGCTGGCCGGCCACCTGCCCCCGGCCCCCGATGGCGCGGTGCTGGAACATATGGAGAGCGGCCCCGCCCGCGCCCTCGCCGCGCGGCTCTTGGCGCAGGGCGGCGCCGCCCTGATCGTCGATTACGGCCATGCGGGCGGCTTCGGCGACACGCTGCAGGCGCTGGAAAAGCACCGCTTCGCCGATCCGCTGGCGGCGCCGGGGGCGGCGGACCTCACCGCCCACGTGGACTTCTCCGCCCTCGCCCGCATCGCCGTCGCGGCGGGACTGAAGGCTTTCGGCCCGCTGGAGCAGGGGGATTTCCTCGCCCGGCTCGGCCTTGCCGCCCGCGCCGAGCGGCTGAAGCGCGATGCCCCGGAGGCGACGCGCGCCGCCGTGGATGCCGCCGCCCGCCGCCTCGCCGGAACCGGGGACGCAGACATGGGGCGGCTGTTCAAGGTGCTCGTCCTCGCCCATCCTGACCTTGGGGCGCCGCCCGCGTTCGACCTGTCCGAGGAGTTCTGCCCATGA
- a CDS encoding thioredoxin family protein encodes MKDVKVLGPGCSRCEATAQMVRDEAAKLGLDVSVEKVTDYAVIAGYGIASTPGIVIDGKVVHAGGLPKPDDVARWLSA; translated from the coding sequence ATGAAAGACGTGAAGGTGCTCGGCCCCGGCTGCTCCCGCTGCGAGGCAACGGCACAGATGGTGCGGGATGAGGCCGCCAAGCTCGGGCTCGACGTGAGCGTGGAGAAGGTCACCGACTATGCGGTGATCGCGGGCTACGGCATCGCCTCGACCCCCGGCATCGTCATCGACGGCAAGGTGGTGCACGCCGGCGGTCTGCCCAAGCCGGATGATGTCGCCCGCTGGCTCTCGGCTTGA
- the pgeF gene encoding peptidoglycan editing factor PgeF produces MKIEAPSLAALPGIRHAFFTRQGGVSQGIYTSLNGGLGSSDDPAAVMENRARMAAEIGVEAPALLACWQVHSPDAVVATEPWTRETAPKADAIVTRTQGIGAAVSIADCGPILFADPEARVVAAAHSGWKGALTGIVASTVSRMEEQGARRADIRAVVGPLIRQQSYEVGEDFVARFLAEDKGFARFFAPADRAHHALFDLPGFIRLRLEQAGIGHVEDLGLDTYSDEARFFSYRRTTHRKEPDYGRLMAAIALA; encoded by the coding sequence ATGAAGATCGAGGCGCCGTCGCTCGCGGCCCTGCCCGGCATCCGCCACGCCTTCTTCACCCGGCAGGGCGGCGTCTCGCAAGGCATCTATACGAGCCTCAACGGCGGCCTGGGCTCCAGCGACGATCCCGCGGCGGTGATGGAGAACCGCGCCCGCATGGCGGCGGAGATCGGCGTGGAAGCCCCGGCCCTCCTCGCCTGCTGGCAGGTGCACTCGCCCGACGCGGTGGTCGCCACCGAGCCCTGGACCCGGGAAACCGCGCCCAAGGCCGACGCGATCGTGACGCGGACGCAGGGCATCGGCGCCGCCGTCTCCATCGCCGATTGCGGGCCCATCCTGTTCGCCGATCCTGAGGCGCGGGTGGTGGCGGCCGCCCATTCCGGCTGGAAGGGCGCGCTCACCGGCATCGTCGCGTCCACCGTTTCCCGCATGGAGGAGCAGGGGGCGCGGCGGGCGGACATCCGCGCCGTCGTCGGCCCGCTCATCCGCCAGCAAAGCTACGAGGTGGGAGAGGACTTCGTCGCCCGCTTCCTCGCCGAGGACAAGGGCTTCGCCCGCTTCTTCGCCCCGGCCGACCGGGCCCACCATGCCCTGTTCGACCTGCCCGGCTTCATCCGCCTGCGCCTCGAGCAGGCCGGAATCGGCCATGTGGAGGATCTCGGCCTCGACACCTATTCGGACGAGGCGCGCTTCTTCTCCTATCGCCGCACCACCCACCGCAAGGAACCCGACTACGGCCGGCTGATGGCCGCCATCGCCCTCGCCTGA
- a CDS encoding permease, translating into MSADLSLTRRKPPREASPLAWAAATVAAIALWFVVYAQLAPFSQWLVARLPVEPGSHLAEAVAFFIYDTPKVLMLLTLVVFAMGVVRSFFSAERTRALLAGKREGLGNVAAAGLGIVTPFCSCSAVPLFVGFVSAGVPLGVTFSFLIAAPMVNEVALGLLFALVGWKVALTYLAFGLSIAIVAGWIIGRLHLEGWLEDWVRNVRASPVELPPNGMTLVDRIRAGLDAVRDIVGKVWMWIIAGIAAGAFIHGYVPADLLGSIMGRDAWWSVPAAVLLGIPMYSNAAGIIPVVEALLAKGAALGTVLAFMMAVIALSLPEMIILRKVLSLKLIAVFVGVVGTGILAVGFLFNALFS; encoded by the coding sequence ATGAGCGCCGACCTGTCATTGACCAGGCGCAAGCCGCCCCGGGAGGCATCGCCTCTGGCCTGGGCGGCGGCGACCGTCGCGGCGATCGCCCTCTGGTTCGTGGTCTATGCCCAGCTCGCGCCGTTCTCCCAATGGCTGGTGGCCCGCCTGCCGGTGGAGCCCGGCAGCCATCTCGCCGAAGCGGTCGCGTTCTTCATCTACGACACGCCCAAGGTGCTGATGCTGCTGACGCTGGTGGTCTTCGCCATGGGCGTGGTGCGCAGCTTCTTCTCCGCCGAGCGCACCCGTGCGCTGCTCGCCGGAAAGCGCGAGGGACTCGGGAATGTCGCGGCCGCCGGCCTCGGCATCGTCACGCCCTTCTGCTCCTGCTCGGCGGTGCCGCTGTTCGTCGGCTTCGTCTCCGCCGGCGTGCCCCTCGGCGTGACGTTTTCCTTCCTCATCGCCGCGCCCATGGTCAACGAGGTGGCGCTGGGCCTCCTGTTCGCGCTGGTCGGCTGGAAGGTGGCGCTCACCTATCTGGCATTCGGCCTCTCCATCGCCATCGTCGCCGGATGGATCATCGGCCGGCTGCACCTGGAAGGCTGGCTGGAAGACTGGGTGCGCAATGTGCGTGCCAGTCCGGTCGAGCTACCGCCAAACGGCATGACGCTGGTGGACCGCATCAGGGCGGGTCTCGACGCGGTGCGCGACATCGTCGGCAAGGTGTGGATGTGGATCATCGCCGGCATCGCGGCGGGCGCCTTCATCCACGGCTACGTGCCGGCGGATCTGCTCGGCTCCATCATGGGGCGGGATGCGTGGTGGTCGGTTCCGGCCGCGGTGCTGCTGGGCATTCCCATGTATTCCAATGCTGCGGGCATCATCCCGGTGGTGGAGGCCCTGCTGGCCAAGGGGGCGGCGCTGGGCACCGTGCTGGCCTTCATGATGGCGGTGATCGCTTTGTCTCTGCCGGAAATGATCATCCTGCGCAAAGTCCTGAGCCTGAAGCTGATCGCCGTGTTCGTGGGCGTGGTCGGCACCGGCATACTCGCCGTGGGGTTCCTGTTCAACGCGCTGTTTTCCTAG